The following proteins come from a genomic window of Macaca fascicularis isolate 582-1 chromosome 8, T2T-MFA8v1.1:
- the LOC135964596 gene encoding SH3 domain and tetratricopeptide repeat-containing protein 1-like isoform X3, with product MPSEAQCVIYHERQLSLACKVADKVLEGQLLETISQLYLSLGTECACRSALDYTKRSLGIFIDLQKKEKEAHAWLQAGKIYYILRQSELVDLYIQVAQNVVLYTGDPSLGLQLFEAAGDIFFNGAWEREKAVSFYRGTG from the exons ATGCCCAGCGAGGCCCAGTGTGTCATCTACCATGAGCGCCAGCTCTCCCTGGCTTGCAAGGTGGCCGACAAGGTGCTggaggggcagctcctggagaccaTCAGTCAGCTGTACCTGTCCCTGGGCACCGAGTG TGCCTGCAGATCTGCTCTGGACTACACCAAACGAAGTCTGGGGATTTTCATTGACctccagaagaaagagaaggaggcgcatgcctggctgcaagcagggaagatctattacatcctgcggcagagcgagctggtggacctgtacatccag gtggcacagaatgtggtcctgtacacaggcgaccccagcctggggctgcagctgtttgaggcagctggagacatcttcttcaatggggcctgggagcgggagaaagccgtgtccttctaccgg GGGACCGGCTGA
- the LOC135964596 gene encoding SH3 domain and tetratricopeptide repeat-containing protein 1-like isoform X1, with amino-acid sequence MPSEAQCVIYHERQLSLACKVADKVLEGQLLETISQLYLSLGTECACRSALDYTKRSLGIFIDLQKKEKEAHAWLQAGKIYYILRQSELVDLYIQVAQNVVLYTGDPSLGLQLFEAAGDIFFNGAWEREKAVSFYRDRVLALALAVTMGNCKAELQLQLCKKLVALLATLEEPQEDLEFAYMALALSITLGDRLNEHVAYHWLAVLHHQLGQAKLAEQFYLKAL; translated from the exons ATGCCCAGCGAGGCCCAGTGTGTCATCTACCATGAGCGCCAGCTCTCCCTGGCTTGCAAGGTGGCCGACAAGGTGCTggaggggcagctcctggagaccaTCAGTCAGCTGTACCTGTCCCTGGGCACCGAGTG TGCCTGCAGATCTGCTCTGGACTACACCAAACGAAGTCTGGGGATTTTCATTGACctccagaagaaagagaaggaggcgcatgcctggctgcaagcagggaagatctattacatcctgcggcagagcgagctggtggacctgtacatccag gtggcacagaatgtggtcctgtacacaggcgaccccagcctggggctgcagctgtttgaggcagctggagacatcttcttcaatggggcctgggagcgggagaaagccgtgtccttctaccgg gaccgggtcctggccctggccctggcagtGACTATGGGCAACTGCAAGGCggagctgcagctacagctgtgcaaAAAGCTGGTGGCACTCCTGGCCACCCTGGAGGAGCCCCAGGAGGACTTGGAGTTTGCCTACATGGCcctagcactcagcatcactctgg GGGACCGGCTGAACGAGCACGTGGCCTACCACTGGCTGGCTGTCCTGCACCATCAGCTGGGCCAGGCCAAGCTGGCAGAGCAGTTCTACCTCAAGGCCCTGTAG
- the LOC135964596 gene encoding SH3 domain and tetratricopeptide repeat-containing protein 1-like isoform X2, giving the protein MPSEAQCVIYHERQLSLACKVADKVLEGQLLETISQLYLSLGTECACRSALDYTKRSLGIFIDLQKKEKEAHAWLQAGKIYYILRQSELVDLYIQVAQNVVLYTGDPSLGLQLFEAAGDIFFNGAWEREKAVSFYRMGKSLGTWKGLARAAQATTGAWRQARCAARGLHTCS; this is encoded by the exons ATGCCCAGCGAGGCCCAGTGTGTCATCTACCATGAGCGCCAGCTCTCCCTGGCTTGCAAGGTGGCCGACAAGGTGCTggaggggcagctcctggagaccaTCAGTCAGCTGTACCTGTCCCTGGGCACCGAGTG TGCCTGCAGATCTGCTCTGGACTACACCAAACGAAGTCTGGGGATTTTCATTGACctccagaagaaagagaaggaggcgcatgcctggctgcaagcagggaagatctattacatcctgcggcagagcgagctggtggacctgtacatccag gtggcacagaatgtggtcctgtacacaggcgaccccagcctggggctgcagctgtttgaggcagctggagacatcttcttcaatggggcctgggagcgggagaaagccgtgtccttctaccgg atgggaaagagtctgggaacctggaagggactggccagagctgcccaggcgaccacaggtgcctggaggCAAGCCAGGTGTGCTGCCCGGGGTCTGCATacctgctcctga